One Oryza glaberrima chromosome 11, OglaRS2, whole genome shotgun sequence genomic region harbors:
- the LOC127753720 gene encoding uncharacterized protein LOC127753720 — MHVLPRAVPHSEQASAIAKRRPESCRIISLGAMAVKSLSEQLARSFRAAAGKLLALSLSDLSAGLPFSLDEPGSGSATTVTYYSTMELNGWEVQKLDRFLQEGQGMAREVMREKPDDFVRDETRREFLVLRLYDHLLLRLDATHVSRAGRVCADRLWDSSPPCVSDR, encoded by the exons ATGCATGTACTTCCCCGTGCCGTGCCACACAGTGAGCAAGCGAGCGCCATTGCCAAGCGCAGACCAGAGAGTTGTAGGATCATTAGTTTGGGCGCCATGGCCGTGAAATCCTTGTCCGAACAACTAGCTCGTTCTTTCCGTGCAGCAGCAGGGAAGCTGCTGGCCTTGTCCTTGTCCGACCTCTCGGCCGGGTTGCCCTTCTCCTTG GACGAGCCGGGAAGTGGCAGCGCTACGACTGTCACGTACTACTCCACCATGGAACTGAACGGGTGGGAGGTGCAGAAGTTGGACCGCTTCTTGCAGGAAGGACAGGGAATGGCGAGGGAGGTGATGAGGGAGAAGCCGGACGACTTCGTCCGCGACGAGACAAGGAGGGAATTTCTGGTGCTGAGGCTGTACGATCATCTGCTGCTGCGCTTGGACGCGACGCACGTCAGCCGCGCCGGCCGTGTGTGCGCTGATCGTCTTTGGGACTCCTCGCCACCCTGTGTTTCTGATCGATGA